The genomic region GTCGGGCAGGCTTCCTCGCAGAGGCCGCAGAAAATGCAGCGCGAGAAGTTGATGCGGAAGAAGTCCGGGTACCAGCGACCGTCTTCGGTTTCAGCTTTCTGCAGCGAGATGCAACCCACCGGGCACGCCACGGCGCACAGGTTGCAGGCTACACAACGCTCTTCGCCGTCGGGGTCGCGGGTCAGGACGATACGGCCACGGAAACGCGGCGGCAGGTACACGGCTTCTTCCGGGTACTGCAGCGTGTCGCGCTTGCGGAAGGCGTGGCCGAAAATCATCACCAGGCTGCGAAGCTGGGTGAAGAAACCATGCACGATGTCAAAAATGTACTTCATGATTCTCTATCCTCACTGAGCCGCGACGGCGGGCGTGTTGAGCAACACGATCGCAGCGGTCACCAGCATGTTGACGAGGGTCAGCGGCAGGCAGAACTTCCAGCTGAAGTCCATCACTTGGTCATACCGTGGGCGCGGAATCGAGGCGCGCAGCAGGATGAAGAACATGATGAAGAACGCGGTTTTCAGTGCGAACCAGATGAACGGGATCTGCGGCAGAATGCCAAACGGACCGTGCCAGCCACCGAAGAACAAAGTCACCAGCAGTGCCGAAATCAACACGATGCCGATGTACTCACCCACGAAGAACATGCCCCATTTCATGCCGGCGTATTCAATGTGGTAACCGTCGGCCAGTTCCTGTTCCGCTTCCGGCTGGTCGAACGGGTGACGGTGAGTCACGGCGACGCCAGCGATGAAGAAGGTCAGGAAACCGAAGATCTGCGGAATGATGAACCACATGTTCTGCGCTTGGTATTCAACGATGTCGCGCATGTTGAACGAGCCAACCTGAATCACGATGCCCATCAGCGACAGGCCCATGAACACTTCGTACGACACGGTTTGTGCCGAGGCCCGCAAGCTGCCCAGCAGGGCGAACTTGTTGTTGCTCGACCAGCCGGCGAACAGCACCGCGTAGACCGACAGACCGGCCATGGCGAAGAAGAACAGGATGCCGATGTTGATATCCGCCACACCCCAGGTCGGGGTGATCGGGATGATCGCGAAGGCGATCAGCAAGGCGCTCATGGCCACGACCGGCGCCAAGGTGAAGATCACTTTGTCGGCGAACGGCGGGGTCCAGTCTTCCTTGAAGAACATCTTGATCATGTCGGCCGCAATCTGGAACGCACCGAACGGGCCGACGCGGTTCGGACCGTAACGGTCCTGCCAGAGGGCGAGCAAACGACGCTCGACCCAGCTCAGCAGCGCGCCGCAGACCACTACGGCGAGCAGAATCACGATGGCCTTCAAGACCGCGATGATTACGTCGATCACTTCAGGAGTGAACAAGGTCATAGCGCTGCCTCCTGCAGACCGTCAACGGATTTGCCGAAGATTGCCGGTGGAATGCCGGCAATACCTGCAGGCAATGCGACCAGGCCGGCGCCCAGCTCTTCGTTGATGCGCAGCGGCAGACGCAAAGTCTGACCAGCCACGTTCAAGCTCAGCAGGGCACCGTCATTGACACCCAGGCGATCGGCTTCGGACTTGGCCAGCGACACGTAGGCGGCCGGAATGCGCTCCTGCACCGGTGCGGCTTTGGAAGAGTTCTCTTCGCTGCCGAACAGGTGGAAGAACGGCACGACCTGCCAAGTGCCCGGAGCCGGGTTGAACGCACGCGGAACACTGGCGAACCAGTTCAGCGAGTCACCGGTGCTTTCGATCAGGCGCGTGCCTGGGTCGCCAGCGCGGATGTGACCACCGACTTCATCCTGGAACTTGTTCCAGGCTTGCGGCGAGTTCCAGCCCGGCGACCAGGCGAATGGCACTTGCTGACGCGGTTCAACCGAGCCCGAGTAACCTTCCATCGAGAACGAGAATGCAGTGTCGTTGTCCTGGGAGGTACGCGGTTCGTGCACGCTGATGTCAGCACGCATGGCGGTACGACCGGAATAACGCAACGGTTCGCGAGCCAGTTTCAGGCCTTTGATCCGGAACGCGGCGGACGGTGCGGCATCGACGATACGCGCCAGTTGCGGTGTGCTTGCAGCAACGGCAGCGGTGACGTGGTCCAGTTGGGTCCAGTCGATCGGCTGGTTCAGCAGGGTCGAGCGCAGGGCATGCAGCCAGCGCCAGCCTTCGTGAACCAGAATGCTCGCGTCGAGGTAAGTCGGGTCGAAGACCTGGAAGAAACGCTGGGCGCGGCCTTCCTGGCTGACCAGCGTACCGTCGCCTTCGGCGAAGCTGGCCGCTGGCAGCACCAGGTGCGCGCGATCACTGGTGGCGGTCTTTTGATGGTCCGCCACGATCACCACTTTCGCGGCGTTCAGGGCAGCATCGACCTTGGATTTATCGGTACGGGTGTACAGATCGTTTTCCAGCACGACGATGGCGTCGGCACGGCCGTCGATCACCGCTTGCAGCGCTTCGTCGACCGAGTTGCCGCCGAGCATGGCCAGGCCGAGGCTGTTGGCTTCTGGCACGATCAGGCTGATGGAGCCGTTCTTCTCGCGCAGCTTCAGGGCTTTGGCGATGTTTGCCGCCGCTTCGATCAGCGCCTTGGAGCCCAGCGAGGTACCGGCAATGATCAGCGGACGCTTGGCTGCGAGCAGGGCGTCGGCAATGCGCTTGGCCAGCGCCAGGGCTTCGGCGTCCAGACCTTCTACGGCCGGTGCGCTGGCGTCGAGGGCGTGAGCCACGGCGAAACCGATGCGGGCCAGGTCGTCTGGCGCGGCGTGAACACATTCTTCAGCGATGTCGTCGAGCTTGGTTTCAGCCAGGCTGGCGATGAACAGCGGGTTCAGCTCGTGCTGGCCGATGTTCTTCACCGCGGCATCGAGCCACGGCTGAACGCGCATGGCGTCGGCCATGTCTTCGGCCTTGCCCTTGACCGATTGGCGCAGGGCCAGGGCCATGCGCGCAGCCGTCTGGGTCAAGTCTTCGCCGAGGACGAAAATCGCATCGTGGTCTTCGATGTCGCGCATGTTCGGGATCGGCAGCGGGCTGTCTTTGAGCACCTGCATGACCAGACGAATGCGTTCCAGCTCCGAGGCTTCGATACCGGAGTAGAAATGCTCGGCGCCGACCAGTTCGAGCAGCGCGTAGTTGCTTTCGAGGCTGGCGCGCGGTGAACCGATACCGACGATGTTGCGACCGCGCAGCAGGTCGGCGGCTTTATCCAGGGCTTCGTCCAGGCTCAGTTTCGCGCCGTTGGCCAGCAGTGGCTGACGTGGACGATCCTTGCGGTTGACATAGCCATAGCCGAAACGGCCACGGTCGCACAGGAAGTACTGGTTCACCGAACCGTTGAAGCGGTTTTCGATGCGGCGCAGTTCGCCGTAACGCTCGCCCGGAGAGATGTTGCAACCGCTGGAGCAGCCATGGCAGATGCTCGGCGAGAACTGCATGTCCCATTTGCGGTTGTAGCGCTCGGAGTGAGTCTTGTCGGTGAACACACCGGTCGGGCAGACCTCGGTGAGGTTGCCGGAGAACTCGCTTTCCAGGGTGCCGTCTTCAACGCGACCGAAGTACACGTTGTCGTGGGCGCCAAACACACCGAGATCGGTGCCGCCAGCGTAGTCTTTATAGAAGCGCACGCAGCGATAGCAGGCGATGCAGCGGTTCATTTCGTGGGAAATGAACGGGCCCAGTTGCTGGTTCTGGTGAGTGCGCTTGGTGAAGCGATAACGGCGCTCGTTGTGGCCGGTCATCACGGTCATGTCTTGCAGGTGGCAGTGACCGCCTTCCTCACAGACCGGGCAGTCGTGAGGGTGGTTGGTCATCAGCCATTCGACGACGCTTGCGCGAAATACTTTCGCTTCTTCGTCATCGATGGAGATCCAGCTGCCGTCGGTGGCGGGGGTCATGCAGGACATGACGATCCGACCACGCTTGTCGTTCTCGTCGGTGTACTGCTTGACCGCGCACTGGCGGCAAGCGCCAACGCTGCCAAGGGCTGGGTGCCAGCAGAAATAAGGGATATCGAGGCCTAGCGACAGACATGCCTGTAACAGGTTGTCTGCCCCATCGACTTCGAGCTCTTTGCCGTCTACGTGGATAGTGGCCATGGTTCAAAGTTCTTCGTTGGCCCGGTGTCAGCGGGCGTGGCTAATGGAATCTTGTTATCCGTCCAAATCCAAACAGCCTCGAAAGGCGTCATCGGACGAAAGGCGAACGGCACGGACCGTTCGCCTTTTTTAAAGCGTTAAGCGCCGACTACGATCGGCTTTGCCAGAGGCGGGACGACGGCGCGGGTAGGCGCGATGCCGGCTTCGAACTCTGGACGGAAGTATTTGATGGCACTGCCCAACGGCTCCACGGCACCCGGTGCGTGAGCACAGAAGGTCTTGCCTGGGCCGAGGAAACCGACCAGACCCAGCAGGGTCTCGATATCGCCGGCTTGCCCTT from Pseudomonas sp. GGS8 harbors:
- the nuoI gene encoding NADH-quinone oxidoreductase subunit NuoI, which codes for MMKYIFDIVHGFFTQLRSLVMIFGHAFRKRDTLQYPEEAVYLPPRFRGRIVLTRDPDGEERCVACNLCAVACPVGCISLQKAETEDGRWYPDFFRINFSRCIFCGLCEEACPTTAIQLTPDFEMAEFKRQDLVYEKEDLLISGPGKNPDYNFYRVAGMAIAGKPKGAAQNEAEPINVKSLLP
- the nuoH gene encoding NADH-quinone oxidoreductase subunit NuoH — translated: MTLFTPEVIDVIIAVLKAIVILLAVVVCGALLSWVERRLLALWQDRYGPNRVGPFGAFQIAADMIKMFFKEDWTPPFADKVIFTLAPVVAMSALLIAFAIIPITPTWGVADINIGILFFFAMAGLSVYAVLFAGWSSNNKFALLGSLRASAQTVSYEVFMGLSLMGIVIQVGSFNMRDIVEYQAQNMWFIIPQIFGFLTFFIAGVAVTHRHPFDQPEAEQELADGYHIEYAGMKWGMFFVGEYIGIVLISALLVTLFFGGWHGPFGILPQIPFIWFALKTAFFIMFFILLRASIPRPRYDQVMDFSWKFCLPLTLVNMLVTAAIVLLNTPAVAAQ
- the nuoG gene encoding NADH-quinone oxidoreductase subunit NuoG, with translation MATIHVDGKELEVDGADNLLQACLSLGLDIPYFCWHPALGSVGACRQCAVKQYTDENDKRGRIVMSCMTPATDGSWISIDDEEAKVFRASVVEWLMTNHPHDCPVCEEGGHCHLQDMTVMTGHNERRYRFTKRTHQNQQLGPFISHEMNRCIACYRCVRFYKDYAGGTDLGVFGAHDNVYFGRVEDGTLESEFSGNLTEVCPTGVFTDKTHSERYNRKWDMQFSPSICHGCSSGCNISPGERYGELRRIENRFNGSVNQYFLCDRGRFGYGYVNRKDRPRQPLLANGAKLSLDEALDKAADLLRGRNIVGIGSPRASLESNYALLELVGAEHFYSGIEASELERIRLVMQVLKDSPLPIPNMRDIEDHDAIFVLGEDLTQTAARMALALRQSVKGKAEDMADAMRVQPWLDAAVKNIGQHELNPLFIASLAETKLDDIAEECVHAAPDDLARIGFAVAHALDASAPAVEGLDAEALALAKRIADALLAAKRPLIIAGTSLGSKALIEAAANIAKALKLREKNGSISLIVPEANSLGLAMLGGNSVDEALQAVIDGRADAIVVLENDLYTRTDKSKVDAALNAAKVVIVADHQKTATSDRAHLVLPAASFAEGDGTLVSQEGRAQRFFQVFDPTYLDASILVHEGWRWLHALRSTLLNQPIDWTQLDHVTAAVAASTPQLARIVDAAPSAAFRIKGLKLAREPLRYSGRTAMRADISVHEPRTSQDNDTAFSFSMEGYSGSVEPRQQVPFAWSPGWNSPQAWNKFQDEVGGHIRAGDPGTRLIESTGDSLNWFASVPRAFNPAPGTWQVVPFFHLFGSEENSSKAAPVQERIPAAYVSLAKSEADRLGVNDGALLSLNVAGQTLRLPLRINEELGAGLVALPAGIAGIPPAIFGKSVDGLQEAAL